In one window of Oncorhynchus gorbuscha isolate QuinsamMale2020 ecotype Even-year linkage group LG23, OgorEven_v1.0, whole genome shotgun sequence DNA:
- the LOC124011610 gene encoding PR domain zinc finger protein 15-like encodes MKRIWFETRKMPSLIEENVRDVTNRPLTEFMAPCIDSLPPLAFTNRRPIPTMLHPPSPLAIRTQDAQRFIVFSYFVPAECPVSTEATADVSAGKREDLSTDTHLSSMLHRYLPHFFNNDSIPPQQTVEGTTEVSVATVAISNIKEEDRFYPFSLPPLAQRLIGNSFNVPETSQLAVSATEYRVAKEATTGTATVKRENRWAARILPSVLPPCLPPVFDNDYKLPGVAVEGTNKCPVASEAAASVPTVLQEEFLTDNSPPAPTALSLRLPCTHNIDHKQPEEIVENTTECSVDIEACAVASTVKREELMGDKSPVHALPPSLACIHDKDHKQPDQKGRGTTEEVDICSHTHQLVPDANLTLPTCNDELPTPLICVVTKTPVRVGASICRTEDEEPRPRTLEEAKDYWIGIENESEERSVTEEKQVGTIMHLLTKEAVRKICRLFLEVSAALQNENEKLKIKVEQMDKDLKAMVEKDEGREEPKRPTHILHNGTIFKIKPVDLPMMPVNNVKTNTVVSALLSMGDVSQVNTVIVREETTARNTGSITDPVKERSEVKSGTKTSVIEGAAEAYSKPTETSSLLLSVGDSRGLNTKPSFRDTESKGEPMRAVVPEETGSGRGSHARETSSRTANGTESTENSHGIQQSISKPRKPFKCDICEKTFHANCLLKRHIAVHNKPKGPFKCDICAKTFRLNCMLTQHMQTHSKEKPFSCKVCGKKFRSKTNLKSHEFVHAEVKPFTCLTCGRGFASKYMLDVHQRVHTGEKPYSCTTCGKNFSISQNLKTHIRSVHTERTERPHPCSQCDKTFWRPVELQEHQVVHTGEKPFRCEICQATFSFKENLTRHHRIHTKKRPHTCEACGKTFIQSTNLKAHMLVHGALKPFMCDVCGKTYLYNYQLRIHKLSHVADGEGHSRTRKNKANQQKQTDQPKPFSCEICLKGFSSIGSLKTHGRIHTGENIYTCSTCGKTFLHKVTFDYHQKLHTGEKPNACGCCGKRFITKQSLKIHELIHTGEKPHKCSDCGKTFGFIGNLKRHERVHTGEKPFSCDVCGTRFRQANHVKTHMQVHTGVRPYSCKRCGKGFSDSRHFKKHNCVSS; translated from the exons atgaagaggatTTGGTTTGAGACGAGGAAAATGCCAAGCCTGATTGAGGAG AATGTGAGAGATGTGACCAACCGTCCACTCACTGAGTTCATGGCTCCCTGTATTGACTCCCTCCCACCACTGGCTTTCACCAATCGGAGGCCTATACCAACCATGTTACATCCCCCCTCTCCATTGGCCATACGCACTCAGGATGCACAGCGGTTCATTGTATTTTCCTACTTTGTCCCTGCTGAGTGCCCAGTTTCCACAGAGGCCACTGCAGATGTATCTGCTGGTAAAAGAGAGGACTTGTCGACAGATACACATCTATCCTCAATGCTGCATCGATACCTGCCACACTTCTTTAACAATGACTCCATTCCACCACAGCAGACAGTAGAGGGAACCACTGAGGTCTCAGTTGCTACAGTGGCAATATCTAATATCAAGGAAGAGGACAGATTCTATCCGTTCTCCCTCCCACCACTGGCTCAGCGGCTCATTGGCAATTCATTCAATGTCCCGGAAACCTCCCAGCTTGCAGTTTCAGCCACTGAGTACCGAGTTGCCAAAGAGGCCACTACAGGTACAGCCACTGTCAAGAGAGAGAACCGATGGGCAGCTAGAATTCTTCCTTCAGTGCTGCCTCCATGCCTGCCACCTGTCTTTGACAATGACTACAAACTGCCAGGGGTGGCAGTAGAGGGAACCAACAAGTGTCCAGTTGCCAGTGAAGCAGCCGCTTCCGTGCCTACTGTCCTCCAAGAGGAGTTTTTGACTGATAATAGTCCTCCTGCACCCACAGCACTGTCTCTAAGGCTGCCCTGCACCCACAATATTGACCACAAACAGCCAGAGGAGATCGTTGAGAACACCACAGAGTGCTCAGTTGACATAGAGGCATGTGCAGTTGCATCCACTGTCAAGAGAGAGGAACTGATGGGTGATAAAAGCCCTGTCCATGCACTTCCTCCAAGCCTGGCATGCATCCATGACAAGGACCACAAGCAGCCAGATCAGAAAGGGAGGGGCACTACTGAGGAGGTGGATATCTGCTCTCACACTCACCAGCTGGTCCCAGATGCTAACTTAACTCTGCCAACCTGCAATGATGAGCTGCCCACCCCTCTGATCTGCGTTGTCACTAAGACGCCTGTTAGAGTGGGAGCCTCCATATGCAGGACAGAGGATGAGGAACCCAGGCCCCGGACCCTGGAAGAGGCAAAG GATTATTGGATAGGCATTGAAaatgagagtgaagagagaagtgTCACTGAGGAG AAACAGGTTGGCACCATTATGCACCTTTTGACAAAGGAGGCTGTTCGTAAAATCTGTAGACTATTCCTAGAGGTCTCTGCAGCTTTACAAAATGAAAATGAGAAACTGAAGATCAAGGTGGAGCAGATGGATAAAGATCTGAAGGCgatggttgagaaggatgagggGCGAGAAGAACCGAAAAGACCAACCCATATTCTGCACAATGGAACGATCTTTAAAATTAAGCCAGTTG ATCTCCCAATGATGCCTGTTAACAATGTGAAGACAAACACCGTGGTTTCAGCATTGCTCAGCATGGGAGATGTCAGTCAAGTAAACACTGTCATCGTACGGGAAGAG ACTACTGCGAGAAATACAGGCTCTATCACCGACCctgtgaaggagaggagtgaggtgaaATCAGGAACTAAAACGTCAGTCATTGAAG GTGCTGCAGAGGCTTACAGTAAACCGACAGAgacttcttctcttcttctctctgtgggAGACTCACGTGGACTGAATACAAAGCCCTCATTTAGAGACACTGAATCCAAGGGTGAACCTATGAGAGCTGTTGTTCCAGAGGAAACAGGCAGCGGGAGAGGCAGTCATGCAAGAGAAACAAGCAGCCGTACTGCTAATGGCACAGAATCCACAGAAAACAGCCACGGAATACAGCAGAGCATTTCCAAGCCGAGGAAACCCTTCAAGTGTGACATATGTGAGAAGACCTTCCACGCAAACTGTCTGTTGAAACGCCATATAGCAGTTCACAATAAACCGAAAGGGCCCTTTAAGTGTGACATTTGTGCGAAAACCTTCCGCCTGAACTGTATGCTGACTCAGCACATGCAAACTCACTCAAAAGAGAAACCTTTCAGTTGCAAAGTTTGCGGAAAGAAGTTCCGTAGTAAGACAAATCTGAAATCACATGAGTTTGTTCATGCAGAGGTGAAACCGTTCACCTGCCTCACTTGTGGACGAGGTTTCGCCTCAAAGTACATGCTTGACGTACACCAGCGAGTTCACACAGGTGAGAAACCATACAGCTGTACTACGTGTGGAAAGAATTTCAGTATATCTCAAAACCTGAAAACGCATATTAGATCTGTACATACAGAACGTACAGAACGCCCACACCCATGCTCCCAGTGTGACAAGACCTTCTGGCGTCCCGTCGAATTGCAGGAGCACCAGGTAGTTCATACAGGGGAGAAGCCCTTTAGATGTGAAATATGTCAAGCTACTTTCAGCTTTAAGGAGAACCTTACGAGACACCATCGAATTCACACGAAGAAGAGGCCGCACACATGTGAGGCGTGTGGAAAGACATTCATTCAGTCCACCAACTTAAAAGCTCACATGCTAGTTCATGGGGCATTAAAACCATTTATGTGTGACGTTTGTGGAAAGACTTACCTTTACAATTATCAACTGAGAATTCACAAGCTATCACACGTGGCTGATGGAGAGGGGCACTCAAGAACCAGAAAGAACAAGGCCAACCAACAAAAACAAACCGATCAACCAAAACCCTTCAGCTGTGAGATATGTTTGAAGGGCTTCAGCTCCATCGGTTCTCTGAAAACACATGGAAGAATTCACACAGGCGAAAACATATACACTTGTTCCACATGCGGAAAGACTTTTCTCCATAAAGTTACTTTTGACTATCACCAGAAattacacactggagagaagcccaatgcttgtggttgttgtggaaaGAGATTTATTACAAAACAATCTCTTAAGATACATGAGCTGATCCATACAGGTGAGAAACCACACAAGTGCAGTGATTGTGGGAAGACTTTTGGATTTATCGGTAATCTCAAAAGGCATGAGCGAGTCCACACGGGAGAGAAGCCTTTCAGCTGCGATGTCTGTGGGACACGATTCAGACAAGCCAATCATGTCAAAACCCACATGCAAGTGCACACAGGAGTCAGGCCATACTCCTGCAAGAGATGTGGAAAAGGCTTTTCTGATTCAAGACACTTCAAAAAGCACAACTGTGTCAGTAGCTAA
- the LOC124011299 gene encoding gastrula zinc finger protein XlCGF26.1-like, with the protein MAELQKEAGLPETRENGDEEEPANSKADEMDTSEDLQDDNLIEREHFHSSNNEQQDGHLELERTKFNQRQQEAGETADDFISALHCLSEHCGYGALLSEKIRNRLVMGLRDKRLSEQLQMDPEITLDEAVTSIHQKQQDLPENTFKATSNAANVEDVLSHSKQQCPANSQCQSEKNQNSERPQQPQTTQENEEEPLDTDDFIEDFRPGGEKPHYCAYCGQNFQKVRDLIRHHQTHTGVKEMFCPDCGKGFTRSDNLKRHQRTHKKGGDCLYCDKSFSEPGELKIHMEVHSQERPYLCPDCGKQFKQLWVLKNHQLKHTEKISPQERHHYCSDCGKSFTRRHSLRRHQQETHTDEKPYHCSNCDKSFAGRERLKKHQLTHKEKKHKHYRCSRCDKRFPDMAKLRSHLPVHSVDLALHCSECGKCFLNKTKFERHTRIHTASGKKPFLCTDCGDGFTTLRRLEEHQRTHTGEKPYHCTECGKRFAREWTLKSHKQVHKLKHSGERAAYPCSECGKSFSRSRDVMTHVRRVHNKERPFQCFCCEKRFFQKNFLTVHMRIHTGEKPYQCSDCGQSFSQIGDRKRHQKRQHSGEET; encoded by the exons atGGCGGAACTTCAGAAGGAGGCAGGACTGCCCGAAACCAGGGAGAACGGAGACGAAGAGGAGCCGGCTAATTCAAAG GCAGATGAGATGGACACCTCAGAAGACCTGCAAGATGACAACCTGATCGAGCGGGAACACTTCCACAGTTCTAATAATGAACAGCAAGATGGACATTTGGAGTTAGAACGAACAAAATTCAACCAAAGACAACAAGAAGCAGGAGAGACTGCTGATGATTTTATCTCTGCACTTCATTGTTTGTCAGAACATTGTGGTTATGGAGCTCTGCTCAGTGAGAAAATAAGAAACAGACTAGTCATGGGTTTACGTGACAAAAGACTGTCTGAGCAATTACAAATGGACCCAGAAATAACACTGGATGAAGCTGTCACATCCATTCATCAAAAGCAACAGGACCTGCCAGAGAATACCTTTAAAGCTACCAGCAATGCTGCAAATGTAGAGGATGTGCTTTCACATAGCAAACAGCAATGCCCAGCCAATTCCCAGTGCCAATCAGAGAAGAATCAAAACTCAGAAAGACCACAACAACCCCAAACAACGCAGGAGAATGAAGAGGAGCCTCTAGATACTGATGACTTCATTGAGGATTTCAGACCTGGTGGAGAAAAGCCTCACTACTGCGCCTACTGCGGTCAGAACTTTCAAAAAGTAAGGGATCTTATAAGACACCATCAAACACATACAGGAGTGAAAGAAATGTTCTGCCCTGATTGTGGGAAAGGTTTTACCCGCTCTGATAATCTGAAAAGGCACCAGAGGACACATAAGAAAGGGGGGGATTGTCTTTACTGTGATAAAAGCTTTTCTGAACCGGGAGAACTAAAAATACACATGGAAGTACATAGTCAAGAAAGGCCATACCTTTGCCCTGACTGTGGGAAGCAATTCAAACAGTTATGGGTGTTGAAAAATCACCAGCTAAAACATACAGAGAAGATCTCACCACAGGAAAGGCATCACTACTGCTCCGACTGTGGAAAGAGCTTTACACGAAGGCATAGTCTTAGAAGACATCAGCAAGAAACGCATACAGATGAAAAGCCGTACCACTGCTCTAATTGCGACAAAAGTTTTGCGGGACGTGAGAGACTTAAAAAACATCAACTAACACACAAGGAAAAGAAACATAAACATTACCGCTGTTCAAGGTGTGATAAAAGATTTCCTGACATGGCAAAACTAAGATCACACCTTCCAGTACATTCTGTAGACCTGGCACTCCACTGCTCggaatgtggaaagtgtttcttAAACAAGACAAAGTTTGAAAGACACACACGAATACACACTGCAAGTGGAAAAAAGCCATTCCTCTGCACTGACTGCGGGGATGGTTTTACAACTTTACGACGGTTGGAAGAGCACCAGCGAACACACACCGGAGAGAAACCGTACCACTGCACTGAATGCGGGAAGCGTTTTGCACGTGAATGGACATTAAAGAGTCACAAGCAAGTGCACAAGTTAAAACACTCTGGAGAAAGAGCTGCCTATCCTTGCTCTGAATGTGGAAAGTCCTTCTCCCGTTCACGTGACGTGATGACTCATGTGAGAAGGGTGCATAATAAAGAGAGACCTTTCCAGTGCTTCTGCTGTGAAAAACGTTTCTTCCAAAAGAACTTCCTTACAGTACACATGAGaattcacactggagagaaaccgtaCCAGTGCTCAGACTGTGGACAAAGCTTCTCCCAAATTGGCGACCGAAAACGGCACCAGAAGAGGCAACACTCTGGAGAGGAGACTTGA